The following are encoded in a window of Lampris incognitus isolate fLamInc1 chromosome 15, fLamInc1.hap2, whole genome shotgun sequence genomic DNA:
- the ccr6a gene encoding C-C chemokine receptor type 6a yields MFNLSADTSVNGTNSSDGISYDYNLDFIEPCPMDNNHNVEVVVGPYIHSIICILGFIGNSLVIVTYALYKRTKSMTDVYLLNVAIADLLFVAVLPLIVYNEKASWSMGPVACKLLRGAYSVNLYSGMLLLACISTDRYLAIVQARRSFKLRSLLYSQIICTIVWALAFTLSFPTFHFYHRYLPSHLMDGEYDEEELGIVIPEYEGTVKKEMSNNSSPPTKIEYVCEFMFTDNEMAQQMKVLVPSAQLAVGFFLPLLVMLFCYSCIIVTLLRARNFQRHKAVRVVLVVVLVFIACHLPYNVTLLYDTVTMFKPQKCDGVDILQVAKTVSETIAYLHCCLNPLLYAFVGVKFRNHFRKIMEDLWCLGKRYIAPRRFSRVTSEIYVSSRRSLNESNGSSFTM; encoded by the coding sequence ATGTTCAACCTGTCGGCGGACACGTCTGTAAACGGCACCAACTCCAGCGATGGGATCAGTTATGACTACAATTTGGATTTTATCGAGCCATGCCCCATGGACAACAACCACaatgtggaggtggtggtgggtccCTACATCCACTCCATCATCTGCATCTTAGGCTTCATCGGAAACAGCCTGGTGATCGTCACCTATGCCTTATACAAGAGGACCAAGTCTATGACCGACGTCTACCTCCTCAACGTAGCCATCGCTGACCTGCTGTTCGTCGCTGTCCTACCCCTCATAGTTTACAACGAGAAGGCGTCCTGGTCCATGGGCCCGGTGGCCTGCAAGCTGCTGCGTGGTGCCTACAGTGTGAACTTGTACAGCGGCATGCTACTGCTGGCTTGCATCAGTACAGACCGCTACCTTGCGATCGTGCAGGCCCGCAGGAGTTTCAAGCTACGCTCCTTGTTGTATAGCCAAATCATTTGCACCATCGTCTGGGCTTTGGCCTTCACTCTCTCCTTCCCCACTTTTCACTTCTACCACCGGTACCTGCCCTCACACCTCATGGACGGAGAATACGATGAAGAGGAGCTTGGCATTGTCATACCTGAATATGAGGGAACTGTTAAGAAAGAGATGTCCAATAACAGCTCTCCTCCTACCAAGATTGAGTATGTGTGCGAGTTCATGTTTACCGACAACGAGATGGCCCAGCAGATGAAGGTCCTGGTCCCCAGTGCTCAGTTGGCCGTGGGTTTCTTCCTCCCCCTGCTAGTCATGTTGTTCTGCTACAGCTGCATCATCGTCACCTTGCTGCGTGCCAGGAACTTCCAGAGACACAAGGCAGTCCGTGTGGTTCTGGTCGTGGTGCTGGTGTTCATCGCCTGCCACCTGCCATACAATGTCACCCTTTTGTACGACACAGTCACGATGTTCAAACCGCAAAAGTGCGATGGGGTGGACATCCTACAGGTGGCCAAGACCGTCTCTGAGACCATAGCTTACCTGCATTGCTGCCTCAACCCACTGCTGTATGCCTTTGTCGGGGTGAAGTTCAGGAACCACTTCAGGAAGATTATGGAGGACTTGTGGTGTCTGGGGAAGAGGTACATTGCACCCAGACGCTTCTCCAGAGTCACCTCCGAGATCTACGTCTCCTCCCGACGCTCTCTCAATGAATCTAATGGATCATCTTTTACCATGTGA